CGTCCCGATAATCGAACTTGTAGCTGGAGCGCTGGTCATTATTGGTCTGCGAACGCGCGAGGCGCTCATCGCGCTCGGGGGCATTTTAGTTCTTGTCACGTTCGGCCATCTTTTGAAAGAACCGCTCTACCAGTTCCACACTCACGTAATTCCTCGACTCGCGTTGTTGTTGTTTGTGTTGATGCTCCCGCGCGAGGACGATCGCTTTTCGCTGGACCATCTGCTGGCGCGACGGCGTGGATCACACTCGGTTTAGCGTGCGCGCTTTATTGATGCGTAGAATTCTACTCGCAGTCCTTATTCTAGCTTTGCCTACCGCCGTGGCCGTCGGTGTTTATCTTTTCGTCAACAAGTCCATCCCGACAGATCGCGAGGCCGTTGGAAATGCCACCACGATTGCAGGCACGGGATATCCGGGCGTTGAAGACGGGCCGGTAACATCAGCGAGTTTCAACGACCCGTTCGGCGTCGCCGTGGACAGGCGCGGCAACGTGATCGTCGCCGACGGCGGACAGAGCAATCGAATTAGAAGAATCAGAGTTGACGGCAGAGTAGAGACGATCGCCGGCTCCACCGAAGGCTTCGCCGACGGTGACGCTATGCGCGCTCAGTTCAACACGCCTTCAGGTATCGCCATCGACAAGAACGGCAACCTGATCATTGCGGATACTTCGAACAACCGTGTTCGAAAGCTCTCCTCCGACGGCCGCTCCGTCAGCACGATCGCCGGGAGCGGCGTTGCGGGATTTAGAGACGGCCCGGCAACCGAAGCCGAGTTCGATGGTCCGATCGGCATCGCGACGGATAGGCACGGAAATATTTTCGTCGCCGATACCTACAACGATTGCATACGGCGGATTTCAACGGACGGCCAGGTCACCACGATTGCCGGAACGGGCGCGCCGGGCTATGGCGATGGTCAGTCGGCTTCGGCGTCGTTTGACACACCTTCGGGCATCGCCATCGATGAGCGCGGCGATATCTTTGTCGCCGACACCGGCAATCACGCCGTCCGCAAGATCACCGAGCTCGGCGAAGTGACTACAGTAGCTGGAAGGACCGCAGCCGATGACGGGCACGGAAACGAAGTCCGGTTGAATAACCCCGTCGGTATAAGCGTCACACACGATGGCTTCCTATTCATCTCGGATGAAGGCAGCGGCCGAATCATTCGCATAGCGCCAGAAGGCGCGAGGAAGAGTTATGCGGGGAGTTCGCCGGGCTACGCAGACGGCGTCGAAGGTCACGCGAGGATGAACGGTCCCACGGGGATCGCGATTGATCGGAAAGGCATTCTTCACGTGGCTGATTCGCAGAACTACCTGGTTCGACAGATTTCGCCAACGCCCGCCCCTTTGACGGCGGATCAGGAAACCGGGCTTTTCCTTCAGCCTGATGAGAACACCGCGATCAAACCGGACGCTGTGATTCCGAAACTTAGTGCGGCCGCACTCGGTCTGGGTGAGACATTTCCATGGCCTCTCAACTCGCAACAGAGCTGGCATGAAGTCGCGGGCGTAGCCGGCGAAGCTCGCGGAGCGCCGGGCGGAGTCGCGCTTGATCATCTTCACAGCGGTCTCGACATTCGCGGCAGCGCAGGCGAAGGAGCGCTTTCCGTCTATAGTGAAAAAGTCAGCTCACCCATAGCCAATTGGGACTTCGAGGGCGGGGGCGAAGGAATTCGAGTCGGCTTGTTCAGCTACATTCACGTTCGCGTCGGACGGAGGGCGAACGGCGAGATTCAAGCCCCGGAGAAGTTCAAACCTAGAACAGACAGCGCTGGAAAGCTTGCCGGTGTGCGAGTCCGTCGCGGAACACGCTTCAGAGTTGGGGATTTAATCGGTTCGTTGAATGGTTTGAATCACATGCACCTTAACCTGGGCCCGTGGAACGCTCAAGCGAACCCGCTCGAGCTTCCTTTCGTCGGATTCAAAGACACGGTCGCTCCCACCATCGAAAGGATTGAGATCGTGTCACCGGACGCACTGTCAGCAAGCGTTATCGGGAAGGAGGGGTCAGCGCCTTCAACCGGGCAGCGCGATCGCCGTCTCTTGATATCGGGCGACGTTGCGATCGTGGTCACGGCTTACGATCTGGTCGACGGCAACGCCGCTAATCGAAAGCTGGGACTCTACCGGATCGGCTATCAACTGCTGAATGCGGATGGCGCTCCAGTTAAGGGATTCGAACAGCCGCTTATGAACATCGAGTTCAATCGCCTGCCACCCGACGATTCTTCGGTCACTATGGTTTATGCTCCCGGGAGCGGAGTGAGCGCTTATGGAACGCCGACGAAGTTCAGATACATCGTCACGAATCGCGTTCGAGACGGCGAAGCCAGAAACGGATTGCTGCGGACCTCAAATCTCCCTTCCGGAGACTACGTAGTCAAGGTGATAGCCGAAGACTACGCGGGCAATCGTGCTTCGGGCAAGGTTGCTGAACTCCCGGTCACCGTGCGGAATTAGAGCCCCATGCGCTCGATAACCACTGGATAGCATGTATCGGTGGTGGGTCAGTTTGAGTTCAGAGTACAAGCTTCAGCTTGCTCTTTCGGCCGCATGAACCTGAGGCAAGCTAAAGCTTGTACGCTGAACCGCAAACTGACCATACCCATGGATCATAAATCTCGACAAATGTAACCAATGCTGATACGATTGCCGCTGTTCGACGCGGTGGCGCAGCAGCCGCCGCAACGGTTGGTTCAGGAGCGCGTCTTCTCTGTTCGGAACGGTTTGCCAGCTTCTACTGCTCGACTTTCTGCCGGATAGCCAAAACGAGTTCCTCTAACAAGGTTTCGTTAGAAACTCAGGAGAGACAATGAGAATATTCGTTGGAAACCTGTCGTATCAAACGACAGAAGATCAGCTGAACGATCTGTTTTCAGAGGCGGGTGCGGTTGAGTCGGCTACTATTGTGACTGACCGAGACACCGGCCGTTCGCGCGGCTTTGCCTTCATCGAAATGGACGAGAACGCTGCGGCGGCGGCTATCGAAAAGTTCAACGGCGTTGAACTGAACGGCCGAATAATCAACGTGAATCAAGCCCGGCCTCGGCCCGAACGCAACTTCGGAGGCGGCGGAGGCGGCGGCTACGGCGGAGGGCGCGGTCAGCGCCGCGAACCGCGCTGGTAGCCGGCTCCAAAAACAAAAGGTAAAGAAAAGACCGGGCTTGTCCCGGTCTTTTCTTTACACCCTTAGCTTGCCGATCTCGTATGAGCAACCTCGATCTTGAACTCCGAATCCTCGACATGAGTCCTAGTGCCTTGTAACAACCATTTCGCTAGCGATCAAATGGTTACGAAATCTGTTTGTAGCCCTATCACTACCCTCTCAGTTCCGAGCAGGATCTTTAGCTACGATCCTGACGGGTCTCTCTGGCTTTCACCCTCCCACCTCTCGAGGCGCATTTTCTCACTTGACAAAGAAGCCGCCAGGCGGTACTTTACTCAACTAAAGTACCGGAATATGAGAAAAGTGGCGAAACAAGACATCGAGTCCTTATACAAGGCGATACTGGACTTGAGAAATCTCGGCGAGGCGGACAGATTTTTCCGCGATCTTCTGACTGCCACTGAGACTGAAGGGCTCGCCGAGCGCTGGAAGGCGGCCCGATTGCTCGCCGAGGGAGTCCCGTACACCCAGATCATCGAGCAGACCGGCCTCAGCTCTACAACCGTCGCGCGGGTCGCTCGCTGGGTTAAGGCCGGCGCCGGTGGCTATCAGACGGCGCTTAAACGGGCGGTTCGCCGCTAGTCCCTTTTTTGCTCGAGGCACTTTATTGAACTAAAGTATGACAACTGAAACTTACAGATTGAAGCTGGCCCTTCAGAAGAACGGCCGCATCACCGACGAGTCGATTGCCCTGTTGAGGGCATCAGGTTTGGACTTCGAGTTCACCGTGCGTTCGCTGTTTTCTCCATGCACTAATTTCCCGCTCGACGTTCTTTCGCTCAGGGATGACGACATACCGGAATACGTTCAGGACGGCGTGAGCGACCTGGGTATCGTGGGCGCCAACGTGGTCGAAGAAAAAGGAGCGAAGGTGAGAGTCGTCGAAAGGCTGGGATTCGGCAAGTGCCGGCTCGCCATCTGCGTCCCAAAGAACGGCAGCCTTAACGACCTCGATTCCCTCAAAGGCAAACGAATAGCAACGTCCTATCCTAAGACGCTCGGACGCTTTCTTTCCTCCAGGGATATCGAGGCGAACATCATAGAAATCAGCGGCTCGGTAGAGATCACGCCGGCCCTGAATGTCGCCGATGCTACTTGTGACATCCTGTCCACCGGGAGCACGGCGCGGGTAAACGGGCTCGAGCCTATGCTCAATATCATGGAGTCGGAAGCCGTCCTGATCGCTAACGAGCGAGTGCTCGCGTCGGTGAGCGCGAACAATGAGATCGACCGGCTGTTGACCCGCATCCGAAGCAGCCTGCGCGCTCGCGGCAAGAAATACGTAATGATGAACGCCCCTCTCTCCTCCGTCGAGAAGTTGAAACAACTCGTCCCCGGAATGAAGAGCCCAACCGTCGTGCCGCTCGCCAACCGCGAGATGGTAGCCATACAAAGCGTCGTCGGAGAAGAAGTTCTCTGGGAAGTGATTGAACAACTGAAACGGGCCGGGGCCTCGGACATAGTTGTCACGTCCATAGAAAAGATTATCCCCTAGAGCTTATGCGCAAATTTATTCTTGAAGAACTGACCGACACCGAACTCATCTCGCTTACGCAGCGGACACCGGATGACTTCCACGAAGTCATTGCCACCGTCCGTGAAGTCATCGATAACGTACGGGCAAACGGAGACCAGGCTCTGGCCGCATACTCGAGAGAATTCGACCAGGCGCAGGTCGTCGATATTCGAGTCTCAGAGCAAGAAATTCGCGACGCCGTAGACTCGGTCCCGGATGAAGTTAGACGAGCCCTCCAGCAGGCTGCGGACAATATCGAGAAGTTCCACAAGCTTCAACTTCCAAACGCCGTCGAGACCGAAACGGTCCCTGGTGCTTATTGCCGGCTCGAATGGCGGCCGATACATCGAGTTGGTTTGTATGTACCGGGCGGCACCGCGCCGCTCGCCTCCACGGTGTTGATGCTCGCGATTCCCGCCCGAATTGCGGGCTGTGCGGATGTTGTGTTGTGCACTCCTCCTTTGAAGTCGGAGGCGGCAGCTCCGGAGATTCTTTGCGCGGCGGCGATGTGCGGAATCAAGAGAGTCTTCAAGGTTGGCGGAGCGCAAGCGATTGCCGCAATGGGGCTGGGCACGGAGACTGTTCCAAAAGTAGACAAGCTATTTGGGCCTGGCAATCGCTTCGTTGCAGCGGCCAAGTCGCTGCTCTCACAGCCGCCGCACAATATCGCCGTCGATATGCTTGCCGGACCAAGCGAGCTCCTGGTCATCGCGGATGAGACGGCTAATCCTGGCTGGGTCGCCGCGGACCTGCTCTCCCAGGCCGAGCACGGCGCCGACTCTCGAGTCATTCTAGTCACCACCTCGGTAACCGTCGCCGAAGAGGTCCAACGCCAACTATCTCGCCAACTTCACGGGCTTGAGCGCCGCTCGATTTTGGAACGAGCTCTCGAGAGCAGCCTGGTGATTCTCACGTCGAGCCTTACCAGGGCGGTGGAGTTCGCGAACCTATACGCGCCCGAGCACTTGATGCTTGCCGTCCGGGACGCTGAGCGGCTTGCGTGCAAAATAACAAACGCAGGGTCGGTATTCATCGGCTCGGCAAGTTCGGTAGTCTTCGGTGACTACGCGTCCGGGACCAACCATACCCTTCCGACTGCAGGGACAGC
This portion of the Acidobacteriota bacterium genome encodes:
- a CDS encoding DoxX family protein encodes the protein MSEHTGQDRAWALLFARGVLGFIFFMAGVYKVFEMGPLGHARKFFIEPYSDTFLPTWSLWAVGSIVPIIELVAGALVIIGLRTREALIALGGILVLVTFGHLLKEPLYQFHTHVIPRLALLLFVLMLPREDDRFSLDHLLARRRGSHSV
- a CDS encoding NHL repeat-containing protein encodes the protein MRRILLAVLILALPTAVAVGVYLFVNKSIPTDREAVGNATTIAGTGYPGVEDGPVTSASFNDPFGVAVDRRGNVIVADGGQSNRIRRIRVDGRVETIAGSTEGFADGDAMRAQFNTPSGIAIDKNGNLIIADTSNNRVRKLSSDGRSVSTIAGSGVAGFRDGPATEAEFDGPIGIATDRHGNIFVADTYNDCIRRISTDGQVTTIAGTGAPGYGDGQSASASFDTPSGIAIDERGDIFVADTGNHAVRKITELGEVTTVAGRTAADDGHGNEVRLNNPVGISVTHDGFLFISDEGSGRIIRIAPEGARKSYAGSSPGYADGVEGHARMNGPTGIAIDRKGILHVADSQNYLVRQISPTPAPLTADQETGLFLQPDENTAIKPDAVIPKLSAAALGLGETFPWPLNSQQSWHEVAGVAGEARGAPGGVALDHLHSGLDIRGSAGEGALSVYSEKVSSPIANWDFEGGGEGIRVGLFSYIHVRVGRRANGEIQAPEKFKPRTDSAGKLAGVRVRRGTRFRVGDLIGSLNGLNHMHLNLGPWNAQANPLELPFVGFKDTVAPTIERIEIVSPDALSASVIGKEGSAPSTGQRDRRLLISGDVAIVVTAYDLVDGNAANRKLGLYRIGYQLLNADGAPVKGFEQPLMNIEFNRLPPDDSSVTMVYAPGSGVSAYGTPTKFRYIVTNRVRDGEARNGLLRTSNLPSGDYVVKVIAEDYAGNRASGKVAELPVTVRN
- a CDS encoding RNA-binding protein, whose protein sequence is MRIFVGNLSYQTTEDQLNDLFSEAGAVESATIVTDRDTGRSRGFAFIEMDENAAAAAIEKFNGVELNGRIINVNQARPRPERNFGGGGGGGYGGGRGQRREPRW
- a CDS encoding YerC/YecD family TrpR-related protein, whose protein sequence is MAKQDIESLYKAILDLRNLGEADRFFRDLLTATETEGLAERWKAARLLAEGVPYTQIIEQTGLSSTTVARVARWVKAGAGGYQTALKRAVRR
- the hisG gene encoding ATP phosphoribosyltransferase — protein: MTTETYRLKLALQKNGRITDESIALLRASGLDFEFTVRSLFSPCTNFPLDVLSLRDDDIPEYVQDGVSDLGIVGANVVEEKGAKVRVVERLGFGKCRLAICVPKNGSLNDLDSLKGKRIATSYPKTLGRFLSSRDIEANIIEISGSVEITPALNVADATCDILSTGSTARVNGLEPMLNIMESEAVLIANERVLASVSANNEIDRLLTRIRSSLRARGKKYVMMNAPLSSVEKLKQLVPGMKSPTVVPLANREMVAIQSVVGEEVLWEVIEQLKRAGASDIVVTSIEKIIP
- the hisD gene encoding histidinol dehydrogenase encodes the protein MRKFILEELTDTELISLTQRTPDDFHEVIATVREVIDNVRANGDQALAAYSREFDQAQVVDIRVSEQEIRDAVDSVPDEVRRALQQAADNIEKFHKLQLPNAVETETVPGAYCRLEWRPIHRVGLYVPGGTAPLASTVLMLAIPARIAGCADVVLCTPPLKSEAAAPEILCAAAMCGIKRVFKVGGAQAIAAMGLGTETVPKVDKLFGPGNRFVAAAKSLLSQPPHNIAVDMLAGPSELLVIADETANPGWVAADLLSQAEHGADSRVILVTTSVTVAEEVQRQLSRQLHGLERRSILERALESSLVILTSSLTRAVEFANLYAPEHLMLAVRDAERLACKITNAGSVFIGSASSVVFGDYASGTNHTLPTAGTAVATGSLCVSSFMKPIAFQTITQPGLATLTPIVATLARAEGLEAHARAATIRGEAS